The proteins below come from a single Maylandia zebra isolate NMK-2024a linkage group LG23, Mzebra_GT3a, whole genome shotgun sequence genomic window:
- the dpp4 gene encoding dipeptidyl peptidase 4 isoform X1, with translation MLHTEPFALSDFCPFEQVSIAKVLLGIFGAAVVVVLIAVPTAIFLNEKNDEASIRSFTLEDVFNSSLKPKSYNMRWISDHEYLHTSEGSVFLYDVATDKISDFLSKDRFIDKNAYDYQLSADRRYVAFMSNYSKLWRHSFTASYSLYDRESDTFITPSDIPDKVQYFAWAPEGNKLAFVWNNNVYIKTSPNSTSQQVTFNGEENKILNGIPDWVYEEEMFSSNQGLWWSPGGKNLAYAEFNDTGVHTIEYSWYGENQYPSTVSIPYPKPGTPNPTVKLFVVDTDNATKISEVVVPDSFGSVEHYLSTVTWVSDERLAVQWLKRVQNHLILQIYSFNGFTWNTYEHLEVASTGWIGRFSPSEPVFATDKNSYYLLMSDTQQYKHIHHVVGGKATAITSGEWEVIDILKVTTDSVYFSSNEEGGKPGGRNVYKRTQQETKCLTCNLRENCWYNSAYFSHNASYYRMSCSGPGPPFYSLMDNINNREQRVLEDNKEFVSMISGIQMPTMRQGTIKLGEYNLWYQMILPPGFDESKKYPLLIDVYAGPCSQKVNYVYRVNWSTYLASTEKIIVASFDGRGSGYQGDKLMYEIYKSLGTKEVEDQITAAREFIKMGFIDKDRVAIWGWSYGGYVTSMVLGSGSGVFKCGMAVAPVSKWRYYDSIYTERYMKLPSQNSEGYDNTTVTGRARNFHSVQYLLVHGTADDNVHFQQAAEISEALVEEQVDFEAMWYTDKDHGLAGAANQHVYTHMTHFLLRMNCGCLTLTLKDQLASRLTGTFPS, from the exons ATGCTTCACACGGAACCGTTTGCACTTTCTGACTTTTGTCCCTTCGAACAGGTTTCCATTGCCAAGGTGCTCCTCGGAATTTTTGGGGCAGCTGTGGTCGTCGTTTTGATAGCGGTCCCCACGGCTATATTTCTTAATG AAAAGAACGACGAGGCCAGCATTAGATCTTTCACCCTTGAGGACGTCTTCAACAGCTCACTGAAACCCAAATCCTACAACATGAGGTGGATTTCTG ATCATGAATATCTGCATACGTCAGAAGGCTCAGTGTTCCTCTATGACGTCGCAACAGACAAGATATCAGACTTCTTGAGCAAAGACAGATTT ATAGACAAAAATGCCTATgattaccagctgtcagctgacCGCCGATACGTTGCATTCATGAGCAACTACTCCAAG CTGTGGAGACATTCATTTACAGCTTCATATTCACTTTATGACCGGGAGTCAGA CACATTTATCACACCCTCTGACATTCCTGATAAAGTCCAGTACTTTGCCTGGGCCCCTGAAGGGAACAAACTG gCCTTTGTTTGGAACAATAATGTGTATATAAAGACCAGCCCCAACTCTACATCACAACAAGTCACATTCAATGGCGAGGAAAATAAGATTTTAAATGGAATCCCAGACTGGGTTTATGAGG AGGAAATGTTCTCATCCAACCAAGGTCTCTGGTGGTCACCTGGAGGAAAGAACTTGGCTTACGCTGAGTTTAATGACACCGGGGTCCACACTATTGAATACTCGTGGTATGGTGAAAACCAGTACCCCAGCACTGTTTCTATTCCATATCCAAAG CCAGGAACTCCCAATCCCACAGTGAAGCTATTTGTCGTGGACACTGACAATGCAACAAAAATCTCTGAAGTTGTTGTTCCAGACTCATTTGGCTCAGT TGAGCACTACTTGTCTACTGTAACCTGGGTGAGTGATGAGCGTCTAGCTGTCCAGTGGCTAAAGAGAGTACAAAACCATCTCATCCTTCAGATCTACAGCTTTAATGGATTCACATGGAATACTTATGag CATCTGGAGGTGGCAAGCACTGGCTGGATTGGACGG TTCTCTCCATCAGAACCAGTTTTTGCCACAGATAAGAACAGCTATTACCTGCTCATGAGTGACACCCAGCAATACAAGCACATCCATCATGTGGTTGGG GGCAAGGCTACAGCCATCACTTCTGGAGAATGGGAAGTTATTGACATTCTGAAAGTCACAACAGATAGTGT atatttttcaagtaatgaAGAGGGTGGCAAGCCAGGAGGAAGAAACGTTTACAA gCGGACACAACAAGAAACCAAGTGTCTGACGTGTAATCTACGTGAAAACTGTTGGTATAACTCCGCTTACTTCAGCCACAATGCCTCCTATTACCGCATGAGCTGCAGTG GTCCTGGCCCTCCTTTCTATTCTCTCATGGATAACATAAACAACAGAG AGCAAAGAGTTTTGGAAGACAACAAGGAATTTGTGAGCATGATTTCTGGTATTCAAATGCCAACCATGCGTCAAGGCACCATCAAATTGGGCGAATACA ATCTCTGGTACCAGATGATTTTGCCTCCAGGCTTTGATGAGTCCAAGAAGTACCCTTTACTGATCGATGT GTACGCAGGTCCATGCAGTCAGAAAGTAAACTACGTCTACAGGGTAAACTGGTCCACCTACCTGGCAAGCACTGAGAAAATCATTGTTGCTAGCTTTGACGGAAGAGGGAGCGGTTACCAGGGCGACAAGTTAATGTATGAAATTTACAAAAGCCTGGGAACCAAAGAGGTGGAAGATCAGATAACAGCAGCCAG GGAATTCATCAAAATGGGATTCATTGACAAAGACAGAGTTGCTATTTGGGGATGG TCCTATGGAGGATATGTCACATCCATGGTCTTGGGATCTGGCAGTGGAGTTTTCAAGTGTGGAATGGCAGTTGCTCCAGTCTCCAAATGGCGCTATTATG ATTCCATCTACACAGAGCGTTACATGAAATTGCCTTCACAGAATTCTGAAGGTTACGAT AACACAACAGTAACTGGCAGGGCCAGGAACTTCCATTCAGTGCAGTATCTTCTTGTTCATGGAACAGCCGATG ACAATGTCCATTTCCAGCAGGCAGCAGAGATCTCAGAAGCTCTGGTTGAGGAGCAGGTGGACTTTGAGGCCATG TGGTACACAGACAAGGATCATGGGCTCGCTGGTGCTGCCAATCAACATGTCTATACCCACATGACTCACTTTCTACTCAG GATGAACTGCGGTTGTTTGACCTTAACACTGAAGGACCAGCTGGCATCACGCTTGACTGGCACCTTTCCTTCATGA
- the dpp4 gene encoding dipeptidyl peptidase 4 isoform X2 — MVSIAKVLLGIFGAAVVVVLIAVPTAIFLNEKNDEASIRSFTLEDVFNSSLKPKSYNMRWISDHEYLHTSEGSVFLYDVATDKISDFLSKDRFIDKNAYDYQLSADRRYVAFMSNYSKLWRHSFTASYSLYDRESDTFITPSDIPDKVQYFAWAPEGNKLAFVWNNNVYIKTSPNSTSQQVTFNGEENKILNGIPDWVYEEEMFSSNQGLWWSPGGKNLAYAEFNDTGVHTIEYSWYGENQYPSTVSIPYPKPGTPNPTVKLFVVDTDNATKISEVVVPDSFGSVEHYLSTVTWVSDERLAVQWLKRVQNHLILQIYSFNGFTWNTYEHLEVASTGWIGRFSPSEPVFATDKNSYYLLMSDTQQYKHIHHVVGGKATAITSGEWEVIDILKVTTDSVYFSSNEEGGKPGGRNVYKRTQQETKCLTCNLRENCWYNSAYFSHNASYYRMSCSGPGPPFYSLMDNINNREQRVLEDNKEFVSMISGIQMPTMRQGTIKLGEYNLWYQMILPPGFDESKKYPLLIDVYAGPCSQKVNYVYRVNWSTYLASTEKIIVASFDGRGSGYQGDKLMYEIYKSLGTKEVEDQITAAREFIKMGFIDKDRVAIWGWSYGGYVTSMVLGSGSGVFKCGMAVAPVSKWRYYDSIYTERYMKLPSQNSEGYDNTTVTGRARNFHSVQYLLVHGTADDNVHFQQAAEISEALVEEQVDFEAMWYTDKDHGLAGAANQHVYTHMTHFLLRMNCGCLTLTLKDQLASRLTGTFPS; from the exons ATG GTTTCCATTGCCAAGGTGCTCCTCGGAATTTTTGGGGCAGCTGTGGTCGTCGTTTTGATAGCGGTCCCCACGGCTATATTTCTTAATG AAAAGAACGACGAGGCCAGCATTAGATCTTTCACCCTTGAGGACGTCTTCAACAGCTCACTGAAACCCAAATCCTACAACATGAGGTGGATTTCTG ATCATGAATATCTGCATACGTCAGAAGGCTCAGTGTTCCTCTATGACGTCGCAACAGACAAGATATCAGACTTCTTGAGCAAAGACAGATTT ATAGACAAAAATGCCTATgattaccagctgtcagctgacCGCCGATACGTTGCATTCATGAGCAACTACTCCAAG CTGTGGAGACATTCATTTACAGCTTCATATTCACTTTATGACCGGGAGTCAGA CACATTTATCACACCCTCTGACATTCCTGATAAAGTCCAGTACTTTGCCTGGGCCCCTGAAGGGAACAAACTG gCCTTTGTTTGGAACAATAATGTGTATATAAAGACCAGCCCCAACTCTACATCACAACAAGTCACATTCAATGGCGAGGAAAATAAGATTTTAAATGGAATCCCAGACTGGGTTTATGAGG AGGAAATGTTCTCATCCAACCAAGGTCTCTGGTGGTCACCTGGAGGAAAGAACTTGGCTTACGCTGAGTTTAATGACACCGGGGTCCACACTATTGAATACTCGTGGTATGGTGAAAACCAGTACCCCAGCACTGTTTCTATTCCATATCCAAAG CCAGGAACTCCCAATCCCACAGTGAAGCTATTTGTCGTGGACACTGACAATGCAACAAAAATCTCTGAAGTTGTTGTTCCAGACTCATTTGGCTCAGT TGAGCACTACTTGTCTACTGTAACCTGGGTGAGTGATGAGCGTCTAGCTGTCCAGTGGCTAAAGAGAGTACAAAACCATCTCATCCTTCAGATCTACAGCTTTAATGGATTCACATGGAATACTTATGag CATCTGGAGGTGGCAAGCACTGGCTGGATTGGACGG TTCTCTCCATCAGAACCAGTTTTTGCCACAGATAAGAACAGCTATTACCTGCTCATGAGTGACACCCAGCAATACAAGCACATCCATCATGTGGTTGGG GGCAAGGCTACAGCCATCACTTCTGGAGAATGGGAAGTTATTGACATTCTGAAAGTCACAACAGATAGTGT atatttttcaagtaatgaAGAGGGTGGCAAGCCAGGAGGAAGAAACGTTTACAA gCGGACACAACAAGAAACCAAGTGTCTGACGTGTAATCTACGTGAAAACTGTTGGTATAACTCCGCTTACTTCAGCCACAATGCCTCCTATTACCGCATGAGCTGCAGTG GTCCTGGCCCTCCTTTCTATTCTCTCATGGATAACATAAACAACAGAG AGCAAAGAGTTTTGGAAGACAACAAGGAATTTGTGAGCATGATTTCTGGTATTCAAATGCCAACCATGCGTCAAGGCACCATCAAATTGGGCGAATACA ATCTCTGGTACCAGATGATTTTGCCTCCAGGCTTTGATGAGTCCAAGAAGTACCCTTTACTGATCGATGT GTACGCAGGTCCATGCAGTCAGAAAGTAAACTACGTCTACAGGGTAAACTGGTCCACCTACCTGGCAAGCACTGAGAAAATCATTGTTGCTAGCTTTGACGGAAGAGGGAGCGGTTACCAGGGCGACAAGTTAATGTATGAAATTTACAAAAGCCTGGGAACCAAAGAGGTGGAAGATCAGATAACAGCAGCCAG GGAATTCATCAAAATGGGATTCATTGACAAAGACAGAGTTGCTATTTGGGGATGG TCCTATGGAGGATATGTCACATCCATGGTCTTGGGATCTGGCAGTGGAGTTTTCAAGTGTGGAATGGCAGTTGCTCCAGTCTCCAAATGGCGCTATTATG ATTCCATCTACACAGAGCGTTACATGAAATTGCCTTCACAGAATTCTGAAGGTTACGAT AACACAACAGTAACTGGCAGGGCCAGGAACTTCCATTCAGTGCAGTATCTTCTTGTTCATGGAACAGCCGATG ACAATGTCCATTTCCAGCAGGCAGCAGAGATCTCAGAAGCTCTGGTTGAGGAGCAGGTGGACTTTGAGGCCATG TGGTACACAGACAAGGATCATGGGCTCGCTGGTGCTGCCAATCAACATGTCTATACCCACATGACTCACTTTCTACTCAG GATGAACTGCGGTTGTTTGACCTTAACACTGAAGGACCAGCTGGCATCACGCTTGACTGGCACCTTTCCTTCATGA
- the dpp4 gene encoding dipeptidyl peptidase 4 isoform X3, with protein MLHTEPFALSDFCPFEQVSIAKVLLGIFGAAVVVVLIAVPTAIFLNEKNDEASIRSFTLEDVFNSSLKPKSYNMRWISDHEYLHTSEGSVFLYDVATDKISDFLSKDRFIDKNAYDYQLSADRRYVAFMSNYSKLWRHSFTASYSLYDRESDTFITPSDIPDKVQYFAWAPEGNKLAFVWNNNVYIKTSPNSTSQQVTFNGEENKILNGIPDWVYEEEMFSSNQGLWWSPGGKNLAYAEFNDTGVHTIEYSWYGENQYPSTVSIPYPKPGTPNPTVKLFVVDTDNATKISEVVVPDSFGSVEHYLSTVTWVSDERLAVQWLKRVQNHLILQIYSFNGFTWNTYEHLEVASTGWIGRFSPSEPVFATDKNSYYLLMSDTQQYKHIHHVVGGKATAITSGEWEVIDILKVTTDSVYFSSNEEGGKPGGRNVYKRTQQETKCLTCNLRENCWYNSAYFSHNASYYRMSCSGPGPPFYSLMDNINNREQRVLEDNKEFVSMISGIQMPTMRQGTIKLGEYNLWYQMILPPGFDESKKYPLLIDVYAGPCSQKVNYVYRVNWSTYLASTEKIIVASFDGRGSGYQGDKLMYEIYKSLGTKEVEDQITAAREFIKMGFIDKDRVAIWGWSYGGYVTSMVLGSGSGVFKCGMAVAPVSKWRYYDSIYTERYMKLPSQNSEGYDNTTVTGRARNFHSVQYLLVHGTADDNVHFQQAAEISEALVEEQVDFEAMWYTDKDHGLAGAANQHVYTHMTHFLLRCFA; from the exons ATGCTTCACACGGAACCGTTTGCACTTTCTGACTTTTGTCCCTTCGAACAGGTTTCCATTGCCAAGGTGCTCCTCGGAATTTTTGGGGCAGCTGTGGTCGTCGTTTTGATAGCGGTCCCCACGGCTATATTTCTTAATG AAAAGAACGACGAGGCCAGCATTAGATCTTTCACCCTTGAGGACGTCTTCAACAGCTCACTGAAACCCAAATCCTACAACATGAGGTGGATTTCTG ATCATGAATATCTGCATACGTCAGAAGGCTCAGTGTTCCTCTATGACGTCGCAACAGACAAGATATCAGACTTCTTGAGCAAAGACAGATTT ATAGACAAAAATGCCTATgattaccagctgtcagctgacCGCCGATACGTTGCATTCATGAGCAACTACTCCAAG CTGTGGAGACATTCATTTACAGCTTCATATTCACTTTATGACCGGGAGTCAGA CACATTTATCACACCCTCTGACATTCCTGATAAAGTCCAGTACTTTGCCTGGGCCCCTGAAGGGAACAAACTG gCCTTTGTTTGGAACAATAATGTGTATATAAAGACCAGCCCCAACTCTACATCACAACAAGTCACATTCAATGGCGAGGAAAATAAGATTTTAAATGGAATCCCAGACTGGGTTTATGAGG AGGAAATGTTCTCATCCAACCAAGGTCTCTGGTGGTCACCTGGAGGAAAGAACTTGGCTTACGCTGAGTTTAATGACACCGGGGTCCACACTATTGAATACTCGTGGTATGGTGAAAACCAGTACCCCAGCACTGTTTCTATTCCATATCCAAAG CCAGGAACTCCCAATCCCACAGTGAAGCTATTTGTCGTGGACACTGACAATGCAACAAAAATCTCTGAAGTTGTTGTTCCAGACTCATTTGGCTCAGT TGAGCACTACTTGTCTACTGTAACCTGGGTGAGTGATGAGCGTCTAGCTGTCCAGTGGCTAAAGAGAGTACAAAACCATCTCATCCTTCAGATCTACAGCTTTAATGGATTCACATGGAATACTTATGag CATCTGGAGGTGGCAAGCACTGGCTGGATTGGACGG TTCTCTCCATCAGAACCAGTTTTTGCCACAGATAAGAACAGCTATTACCTGCTCATGAGTGACACCCAGCAATACAAGCACATCCATCATGTGGTTGGG GGCAAGGCTACAGCCATCACTTCTGGAGAATGGGAAGTTATTGACATTCTGAAAGTCACAACAGATAGTGT atatttttcaagtaatgaAGAGGGTGGCAAGCCAGGAGGAAGAAACGTTTACAA gCGGACACAACAAGAAACCAAGTGTCTGACGTGTAATCTACGTGAAAACTGTTGGTATAACTCCGCTTACTTCAGCCACAATGCCTCCTATTACCGCATGAGCTGCAGTG GTCCTGGCCCTCCTTTCTATTCTCTCATGGATAACATAAACAACAGAG AGCAAAGAGTTTTGGAAGACAACAAGGAATTTGTGAGCATGATTTCTGGTATTCAAATGCCAACCATGCGTCAAGGCACCATCAAATTGGGCGAATACA ATCTCTGGTACCAGATGATTTTGCCTCCAGGCTTTGATGAGTCCAAGAAGTACCCTTTACTGATCGATGT GTACGCAGGTCCATGCAGTCAGAAAGTAAACTACGTCTACAGGGTAAACTGGTCCACCTACCTGGCAAGCACTGAGAAAATCATTGTTGCTAGCTTTGACGGAAGAGGGAGCGGTTACCAGGGCGACAAGTTAATGTATGAAATTTACAAAAGCCTGGGAACCAAAGAGGTGGAAGATCAGATAACAGCAGCCAG GGAATTCATCAAAATGGGATTCATTGACAAAGACAGAGTTGCTATTTGGGGATGG TCCTATGGAGGATATGTCACATCCATGGTCTTGGGATCTGGCAGTGGAGTTTTCAAGTGTGGAATGGCAGTTGCTCCAGTCTCCAAATGGCGCTATTATG ATTCCATCTACACAGAGCGTTACATGAAATTGCCTTCACAGAATTCTGAAGGTTACGAT AACACAACAGTAACTGGCAGGGCCAGGAACTTCCATTCAGTGCAGTATCTTCTTGTTCATGGAACAGCCGATG ACAATGTCCATTTCCAGCAGGCAGCAGAGATCTCAGAAGCTCTGGTTGAGGAGCAGGTGGACTTTGAGGCCATG TGGTACACAGACAAGGATCATGGGCTCGCTGGTGCTGCCAATCAACATGTCTATACCCACATGACTCACTTTCTACTCAGGTGCTTTGCATAA